A single genomic interval of Mycobacterium sp. DL592 harbors:
- a CDS encoding Bax inhibitor-1/YccA family protein, with the protein MRETSNPIFRSLPKQQGGYAQFGSGVAGAQQVAYQADPYTTQYPPQTGVSRPMTIDDVVTKTGITLGVLSIVAVISYFLVSANLALAMPFTLVGALGGLALVLVATFGRKQDNPAIVLSYAALEGLFLGAISFVLANVVVSGANAGMLIGQAILGTIGVFFGMLVVYKTGAIRVTPKFTRMLVAGMVGVLVLMLGNFVLSMFGVGGGEGMGLRSGGSIAIIFSLVCIALAAFSFLLDFDAADQMIRAGAPEKAAWGVALGLTVTLVWLYLEILRLLSYFQQR; encoded by the coding sequence GTGCGGGAGACCAGCAACCCGATATTTCGCTCGCTGCCCAAGCAGCAGGGCGGATATGCACAGTTCGGCAGCGGCGTAGCCGGTGCCCAGCAGGTGGCTTACCAGGCCGACCCCTACACCACGCAGTACCCGCCGCAGACCGGTGTCTCGCGGCCCATGACGATCGATGACGTCGTCACCAAGACCGGCATCACCCTCGGTGTGCTGTCGATCGTCGCCGTCATCTCCTACTTCCTGGTCTCGGCCAACCTCGCGCTGGCGATGCCGTTCACCCTGGTGGGCGCGCTCGGCGGCCTGGCACTGGTGCTGGTGGCCACGTTCGGCCGCAAGCAAGACAACCCGGCCATCGTGCTGAGCTACGCCGCCCTCGAGGGCCTGTTCCTCGGCGCGATCTCGTTCGTGCTGGCCAATGTCGTGGTGTCGGGCGCCAATGCCGGCATGCTGATCGGCCAGGCCATCCTGGGCACCATCGGCGTGTTCTTCGGCATGCTCGTCGTCTACAAGACCGGCGCCATCCGGGTGACGCCGAAGTTCACCCGCATGCTGGTTGCGGGCATGGTCGGCGTGCTGGTGCTCATGCTCGGCAACTTCGTCCTGTCGATGTTCGGCGTGGGCGGCGGCGAGGGCATGGGCCTGCGCAGCGGTGGCTCGATCGCGATCATCTTCTCCCTGGTGTGCATCGCCCTGGCGGCGTTCAGCTTCCTGCTCGACTTCGATGCCGCTGATCAGATGATCCGCGCCGGCGCACCGGAGAAGGCGGCCTGGGGTGTGGCCCTCGGCTTGACCGTCACGCTGGTGTGGCTGTACCTGGAGATCCTGCGTCTGCTCAGCTACTTCCAGCAGCGCTAG
- a CDS encoding rhodanese-like domain-containing protein yields the protein MSRIDDALTAARARLRRLEADEVPAALSRGAILVDIRPAAQRAAEGEVPGALVIERNVLEWRCDPTSDARLPQAVDDDVEWVVLCSQGYTSSLAAAALQDLGLHRATDVVGGFEALAEVGLATPAR from the coding sequence GTGAGCCGAATCGACGATGCGCTGACCGCCGCCAGGGCACGGCTGCGCCGGCTTGAGGCCGACGAGGTTCCCGCTGCGCTGAGCCGGGGCGCGATCCTTGTCGACATCCGGCCCGCGGCCCAGCGCGCTGCCGAAGGCGAGGTGCCCGGCGCGCTGGTGATCGAACGCAATGTGCTGGAGTGGCGCTGCGACCCGACCAGCGACGCGCGGCTGCCCCAAGCGGTCGACGACGACGTCGAATGGGTGGTGCTGTGCTCGCAGGGCTACACCTCGAGCCTGGCCGCGGCGGCCCTGCAGGATCTCGGACTGCACCGCGCCACCGACGTCGTCGGCGGGTTCGAGGCGCTGGCCGAAGTAGGGCTGGCTACTCCGGCGCGTTGA
- a CDS encoding enoyl-CoA hydratase, whose product MSPKSSFETILVDRDDRVGTITLNRPKALNALNTQVMLEVTTAAAEFDADQGIGAIILTGNEKAFAAGADIKEMATLSFSEVFDADFFAAWSKLAAVRTPTIAAVAGYALGGGCELAMMCDVLIAADTAKFGQPEIKLGVLPGMGGSQRLTRAIGKAKAMDLILTGRTIDAAEAERSGLVSRVVPAADLLTEAKAVATTISQMSRSAARMAKEAVNRAFESTLTEGLLYERRLFHSAFATDDQTEGMAAFTEKRPANFTHR is encoded by the coding sequence TTGAGCCCTAAATCGAGCTTTGAGACCATCCTGGTGGACCGCGACGATCGCGTCGGCACCATCACACTGAACCGCCCGAAGGCGCTCAACGCGCTCAACACCCAGGTCATGCTCGAAGTGACAACGGCCGCAGCCGAATTCGACGCCGACCAGGGTATCGGGGCGATCATCCTCACCGGCAACGAGAAGGCCTTCGCCGCCGGCGCCGACATCAAGGAGATGGCGACGCTGTCGTTCTCCGAGGTGTTCGACGCCGACTTCTTCGCCGCCTGGTCCAAGCTGGCCGCGGTGCGTACCCCGACCATCGCCGCGGTCGCCGGCTACGCGCTGGGCGGTGGCTGCGAGCTGGCCATGATGTGCGACGTCCTGATCGCCGCCGACACCGCGAAGTTCGGCCAGCCCGAGATCAAGCTCGGCGTGCTGCCCGGTATGGGCGGCTCGCAGCGGCTGACCCGCGCGATCGGCAAGGCCAAGGCGATGGACCTCATCCTGACCGGCCGCACCATCGACGCGGCCGAGGCCGAACGCAGCGGCCTGGTCTCCCGGGTGGTTCCGGCCGCCGACCTGCTCACCGAGGCCAAGGCCGTGGCGACGACGATCTCGCAGATGTCGCGGTCGGCCGCCCGGATGGCCAAGGAGGCCGTCAACCGCGCCTTCGAGTCCACGCTCACCGAGGGGCTGCTTTACGAACGGCGGCTGTTCCACTCGGCGTTCGCCACCGACGACCAGACCGAGGGCATGGCCGCCTTCACCGAGAAGCGCCCTGCCAACTTCACGCACCGATAA
- a CDS encoding patatin-like phospholipase family protein, giving the protein MATGRVALALGSGGARGYAHIGVIDELRDRGYDVVGVAGSSMGALVGGLHAAGSLDEFADWAKTLTQRAVLRLLDPSITAAGVLRAEKILDAVRDILGEATIESLPIPYTAVATDLITGKSVWLQRGPVDAAIRASIAIPGLIAPHVLDGRLLADGGILDPVPMAPIAAVNADLTIAVSLNGGQSDAPADQSASPETRTTEWLNKLLRSTSSLLDTAPAKSVRNRFGSSEDTGDEEPVAPEADLPKLGSFSVMNRTIDIAQSALARHQLAAYPPDLLIDVPRTACRSLDFHRAAEIIDLGRELTARALDQQSH; this is encoded by the coding sequence ATGGCGACTGGACGGGTTGCGCTGGCGCTGGGCAGCGGGGGTGCGCGGGGTTACGCGCACATCGGCGTCATCGACGAACTGCGGGACCGCGGCTACGACGTCGTCGGGGTCGCAGGTTCGTCGATGGGCGCCCTGGTCGGCGGATTGCATGCCGCCGGCTCGCTCGACGAATTCGCCGACTGGGCAAAGACTTTGACCCAGCGGGCGGTTCTGCGCCTGCTCGACCCGTCCATCACCGCCGCCGGCGTGTTGCGGGCGGAGAAGATCCTCGACGCAGTGCGCGACATCCTCGGCGAGGCGACCATCGAGAGCCTGCCGATCCCGTACACGGCGGTGGCGACCGATTTGATCACCGGTAAGTCGGTCTGGCTGCAGCGCGGCCCGGTCGACGCCGCGATTCGGGCGTCGATCGCCATCCCCGGCCTCATCGCGCCGCATGTGCTCGACGGCCGGCTGCTGGCCGACGGCGGCATCCTCGATCCGGTGCCGATGGCGCCGATCGCCGCCGTCAACGCCGACCTGACCATCGCGGTCAGCCTCAACGGCGGCCAGTCCGACGCGCCCGCCGACCAGAGCGCCAGTCCGGAGACCCGCACCACCGAGTGGCTCAACAAACTGTTGCGCAGCACGTCGTCGCTGCTGGACACCGCACCGGCGAAGTCGGTGCGCAACCGGTTCGGCAGTAGCGAGGACACCGGGGACGAGGAGCCTGTCGCACCGGAAGCCGACCTGCCCAAGCTGGGCAGCTTCTCCGTGATGAACCGCACCATCGACATCGCGCAGTCCGCGCTGGCCCGGCACCAGCTGGCGGCCTACCCGCCCGACCTGCTGATCGACGTGCCCCGCACCGCGTGCCGAAGCCTGGATTTCCACCGCGCCGCCGAGATCATCGACCTCGGCCGTGAGCTCACCGCGCGGGCGCTGGACCAACAAAGTCACTGA
- a CDS encoding enoyl-CoA hydratase/isomerase family protein, with the protein MTADSDEILTRVDGRVGRVTLNRPKAINSLTHHMVSVLDQVLTDWADDPAITAVVLDGAGERGLCAGGDVVAVYESAKAGGADVRQFWWDEYRLNAKIGSYPKPYVAIMDGIVMGGGVGISAHGNVRVVTDRSKIAMPEVGIGLIPDVGGTYILSRAPGLLGLHAALSGAPFTGSDAIAIGFADHYVTHDKLEAFTAAVAGDGVEAAVEAFATEPPPSQLLAQQEWIDECYAAPTLTEILAALRGHADPAAHEAAELIAGRSPIAASVALEAIRRAAHLPTLEDVLVQEYRVSCASSRSHDLVEGIRAQIIDKDRNPKWSPSSLAAVTEEDVQGYFAPADPDLTFERGQIEP; encoded by the coding sequence GTGACGGCTGACTCCGACGAAATCCTCACCAGGGTCGACGGCCGTGTCGGCCGCGTGACGCTCAATCGGCCCAAGGCCATCAACTCGCTGACCCACCACATGGTGAGCGTGCTCGACCAAGTGCTCACCGACTGGGCGGACGATCCGGCAATCACCGCCGTGGTGCTCGACGGCGCCGGCGAGCGGGGGCTGTGCGCGGGCGGCGACGTGGTCGCGGTCTATGAGAGCGCCAAGGCCGGCGGCGCCGACGTGCGGCAGTTCTGGTGGGACGAGTACCGGCTCAACGCCAAGATCGGCAGCTACCCCAAGCCGTACGTCGCGATCATGGACGGCATCGTGATGGGCGGCGGCGTCGGGATCTCGGCTCACGGCAACGTCCGCGTGGTCACCGACCGGTCCAAGATCGCGATGCCCGAGGTGGGTATCGGCCTGATCCCCGACGTCGGCGGCACCTACATCTTGTCGCGGGCGCCTGGCCTGCTGGGCCTGCATGCCGCCCTCAGCGGCGCACCCTTCACCGGCTCCGACGCCATCGCGATCGGCTTCGCCGACCACTACGTCACGCATGACAAGCTCGAGGCCTTCACCGCCGCCGTGGCCGGTGACGGAGTGGAGGCCGCCGTCGAGGCCTTCGCCACCGAGCCGCCCCCGAGTCAGCTTCTGGCGCAACAGGAGTGGATCGACGAGTGCTACGCGGCCCCCACCCTCACCGAGATTCTCGCCGCGCTGCGCGGCCACGCCGACCCCGCCGCCCACGAAGCGGCCGAGCTGATCGCCGGCCGCTCCCCCATCGCCGCATCGGTCGCCTTGGAGGCCATCCGGCGCGCCGCACACCTGCCGACGCTGGAGGACGTCCTGGTCCAGGAGTACCGGGTGTCGTGCGCGTCGAGCCGGTCCCACGACCTCGTCGAGGGCATCCGGGCCCAGATCATCGACAAGGATCGCAACCCGAAGTGGTCCCCCTCGTCGCTGGCCGCGGTGACCGAGGAGGATGTGCAGGGCTACTTCGCCCCGGCCGACCCCGACCTGACCTTCGAGAGAGGACAAATTGAGCCCTAA
- a CDS encoding alpha/beta-hydrolase family protein, with amino-acid sequence MSEAEVKTAEPAPPTAAEPKPDWWQRRYTFTGTAVGMVFLWLSLTPSLLPRGPLFQGLVSGAAGAIGYGLGVFGVWLVRFMLSRPDSPRAPRWAWPILLIAAVIGLAFSIFSFHLWQDEVRDLMGVPRLKWFNYPQAAIISVIVLFAFVELGQLIGKLIRFLVGRLNRFAPPRVSFIVVVALLLSLSISLLNGVVVKGGMAFLNKTFAAVNDEMGPGNPAPTTPLRSGGPGSLVAWNTLGNQGRIFVAGGPSVEQLTTFNAAPAVEPIRAYAGKNSAPDIRAAADLAARELERAGGFKRKVIAVATTTGTGWINEAEASALEYMFNGDTAIVSMQYSFLPSWLSFLVDKENARQAGQALFEAVDERLRAIPEAQRPKIVVFGESLGSFGGEAPFLSPNNIIARTNGALFSGPTFNNTMWEDVTRNRDAGTPMWLPTFDDGANIRFAARPDNLGRPDKPWGNPRIVYLQHASDPITWWNPDLLFAEPDWLREPRGYDVSPDMNWIPIVTFLQVSADMAVAIDVPDGHGHRYVRDVVNAWAAITQPPGWTPEKTERLRGIVNAPE; translated from the coding sequence GTGAGCGAAGCCGAGGTCAAGACCGCCGAACCTGCCCCGCCCACCGCAGCAGAACCGAAACCGGATTGGTGGCAGCGCCGCTACACCTTCACCGGGACCGCAGTCGGCATGGTGTTCCTCTGGCTGTCGCTGACACCGTCGCTGCTGCCCCGCGGGCCGCTGTTCCAGGGACTGGTCAGCGGTGCGGCCGGCGCCATCGGTTACGGGCTGGGCGTCTTCGGCGTCTGGCTGGTGCGCTTCATGCTCTCGCGCCCCGACAGCCCGCGTGCACCCCGCTGGGCCTGGCCGATCCTGCTGATCGCGGCGGTGATCGGGCTGGCGTTCTCCATCTTCTCGTTCCACCTGTGGCAGGACGAGGTTCGCGATCTGATGGGCGTGCCGCGGCTGAAGTGGTTCAACTACCCGCAGGCCGCGATCATCTCGGTGATCGTCCTGTTCGCGTTCGTCGAGCTGGGCCAGCTGATCGGCAAACTGATCCGGTTTCTGGTCGGCCGGCTCAATCGCTTTGCCCCGCCGCGTGTTTCATTCATCGTCGTGGTCGCCCTGCTGCTCAGTCTGTCGATCTCGCTGCTCAACGGCGTGGTGGTCAAAGGCGGGATGGCCTTCCTCAACAAGACATTCGCCGCGGTCAACGACGAGATGGGCCCGGGCAACCCGGCGCCGACCACCCCGCTGCGCTCCGGTGGTCCCGGGTCGCTGGTCGCCTGGAACACGCTGGGCAATCAGGGCCGAATCTTCGTCGCGGGCGGCCCCTCGGTGGAGCAACTGACCACGTTCAACGCCGCCCCGGCCGTCGAACCGATCCGGGCCTACGCGGGCAAGAACTCCGCACCTGACATCCGGGCCGCCGCCGACCTCGCCGCCCGTGAACTCGAGCGTGCGGGTGGCTTCAAACGCAAGGTGATCGCGGTCGCGACGACCACCGGGACGGGCTGGATCAACGAGGCCGAGGCCTCGGCACTGGAGTACATGTTCAACGGCGACACCGCGATCGTGTCGATGCAGTACTCGTTCCTACCGAGCTGGCTGTCCTTCCTGGTGGACAAGGAGAACGCCCGCCAGGCCGGCCAGGCATTGTTCGAGGCGGTCGACGAACGACTGCGGGCCATCCCGGAGGCGCAGCGGCCCAAGATCGTGGTGTTCGGTGAGAGCCTGGGCTCCTTCGGCGGTGAGGCGCCGTTCCTGAGCCCCAACAACATCATCGCCCGCACCAACGGCGCTCTGTTCAGCGGCCCGACGTTCAACAACACCATGTGGGAGGACGTCACCAGGAACCGCGACGCGGGCACACCGATGTGGCTGCCGACCTTCGACGACGGCGCCAACATCCGATTCGCCGCGCGCCCGGACAACCTCGGCCGTCCGGACAAGCCCTGGGGCAACCCGCGGATCGTCTACCTGCAGCACGCCTCGGACCCCATCACGTGGTGGAATCCGGATCTGCTGTTCGCCGAACCGGATTGGCTGCGCGAGCCGCGCGGCTACGACGTCTCCCCCGACATGAACTGGATTCCGATCGTCACCTTCCTGCAGGTGTCGGCGGACATGGCCGTCGCCATCGACGTGCCCGACGGTCACGGCCACCGCTACGTGCGCGACGTGGTCAACGCCTGGGCGGCGATCACGCAGCCGCCGGGGTGGACGCCGGAGAAGACCGAAAGGTTGCGCGGGATCGTCAACGCGCCGGAGTAG
- the lpqV gene encoding lipoprotein LpqV, translating to MRRDRCRSLTAAATVVVVLNTALMACSSGGGGNATSKAPAPASPAEEQSTPAEPIGVSSNGVTTRIDVPAESTEEQYAQACMSTKSWMEAHGGDPTTLVETKLKELQASTEPSPQTFNSTWAQLSTAQQAAVIIAVRAAADGGC from the coding sequence ATGCGCCGCGACCGATGTCGTTCACTGACTGCTGCCGCTACGGTCGTGGTGGTCCTCAACACCGCCCTGATGGCGTGTTCGTCGGGGGGCGGCGGCAATGCCACCTCCAAGGCTCCGGCGCCCGCGAGCCCGGCCGAGGAGCAGAGCACACCGGCCGAGCCCATCGGGGTGTCATCGAACGGGGTGACCACCCGCATCGACGTGCCCGCCGAATCCACCGAGGAGCAGTACGCGCAGGCCTGCATGTCCACCAAGAGCTGGATGGAAGCCCACGGCGGTGATCCCACCACGCTGGTGGAGACGAAGCTCAAGGAACTGCAGGCCAGCACCGAGCCGAGCCCGCAGACGTTCAACAGCACCTGGGCCCAGTTGTCCACCGCACAGCAGGCCGCGGTGATCATCGCGGTGCGGGCCGCTGCGGACGGCGGGTGTTGA
- a CDS encoding cysteine dioxygenase family protein, whose translation MSLSSSARAVTNFPPVLPAVSAPTRLRLPDLLHTTDLFADGVLRGEYDTLMPAGGPPSDGRWYTRLHADDELDVWLISWVPGHTTELHDHGGSLGALTVLSGALHEYRWDGQDLRRRRLDAGDQAAFPLGWVHDVVGAPALADPDSATLSVHAYSPPLTAMSYYEVTERNTLRRTRTELTDGPEGS comes from the coding sequence ATGTCGTTGTCGAGCTCAGCTCGTGCCGTCACCAACTTCCCGCCCGTGCTTCCCGCAGTATCCGCGCCGACCCGGCTGCGGCTGCCCGACCTTCTGCACACCACCGACCTGTTCGCCGACGGCGTGCTGCGCGGCGAGTACGACACGCTGATGCCCGCGGGCGGCCCGCCGTCCGACGGGCGCTGGTACACCCGGCTGCACGCCGACGACGAACTCGACGTCTGGCTGATCAGCTGGGTGCCCGGTCACACCACCGAACTGCACGACCACGGCGGGTCCCTCGGCGCACTCACCGTGCTATCGGGTGCCCTGCACGAATACCGTTGGGACGGCCAAGATCTGCGCCGGCGCCGCCTCGACGCCGGCGACCAGGCGGCCTTCCCGCTGGGCTGGGTGCACGACGTGGTGGGGGCACCGGCCCTGGCCGACCCGGATTCGGCGACGCTGAGCGTGCACGCCTACTCGCCGCCGCTGACCGCGATGTCGTATTACGAAGTGACAGAGCGCAATACGCTTCGGCGGACCCGCACCGAACTGACCGACGGTCCAGAAGGCTCGTGA
- a CDS encoding ABC transporter permease has protein sequence MRGPIAWWKDPWRPPRILIAVTLGYLLWSLLPVLIAVMFSFNDGKSRTNWQGFSFRWYWGDPTRSVWHDASLHTALLQTLKLGVLTTVITVPLGVMLAIGIDRWRGRLPAGANLLMLVSFVLPEVLLAVALLFVITSLALPIGLGTSAQVIGLVTFQIAYPAVLVRARLATIGNQYEEAAMDLGASPLEALRRVTLPMLMPAIFASTVLVFADVIDDFVLVRYLSGNSSTEPVSVKIYNTARAAPTPALNALATMLLAAALIAVTVGYLLYRRMTRGDATTGKGIAAFAGEA, from the coding sequence ATGAGGGGTCCCATCGCATGGTGGAAGGATCCCTGGCGGCCGCCGCGGATTCTGATCGCGGTCACCCTCGGTTATCTGCTGTGGTCACTGCTGCCGGTGCTGATCGCGGTGATGTTCTCGTTCAACGACGGCAAGTCGCGCACCAACTGGCAGGGCTTCTCGTTCCGCTGGTACTGGGGTGACCCCACCCGATCGGTGTGGCATGACGCCTCGCTGCACACCGCGCTGCTGCAGACCCTGAAACTGGGCGTGCTCACCACGGTGATCACCGTTCCACTCGGCGTGATGCTCGCCATCGGCATCGACCGTTGGCGCGGCAGGCTGCCCGCGGGCGCCAACCTGCTGATGCTGGTGTCCTTCGTGCTTCCCGAGGTCTTGCTGGCCGTCGCCCTGCTGTTCGTGATCACCTCACTGGCCCTGCCCATCGGGTTGGGCACCTCGGCTCAGGTGATTGGATTGGTGACCTTCCAGATCGCCTACCCAGCTGTGTTGGTGCGAGCCCGGCTGGCCACCATCGGCAACCAATATGAGGAAGCGGCAATGGATTTGGGCGCCTCGCCGCTGGAGGCGCTGCGGCGCGTCACCCTGCCCATGCTGATGCCTGCCATCTTCGCCAGCACGGTTCTGGTGTTCGCCGACGTCATCGACGACTTCGTGTTGGTGCGTTACCTGTCCGGGAACTCCTCGACCGAACCGGTGTCGGTGAAGATCTACAACACCGCGCGTGCCGCGCCGACGCCGGCGCTCAACGCGCTGGCCACCATGCTGCTGGCGGCGGCGCTGATCGCGGTCACCGTCGGATATCTGCTGTACCGGAGGATGACTCGCGGGGATGCGACCACCGGCAAGGGGATCGCGGCCTTCGCCGGCGAGGCCTGA
- a CDS encoding SRPBCC family protein, which translates to MFKQQPAPVPADDLAAALAPFGQSRMLPREAYVDPQVFEWEKENIFSGWHCVGHASDLDGVGAQKAVGSGKNSILLVRGDDGQVRAFANVCRHRGHEMLACGATAKRRGIVCPYHSWSYKLNGELRNAPGFDDADGFQFETSQLGLTELRLVNWHGYLFVDPSGADVDFGQHVAGLEDIIGPYRPEDLTVVDRHSYVLDTNWKVIVENYQECYHCQTIHPELSRISPPTSGENIDLPGDWMGGWMSIIDGAQTMSLSGASGGVAIKGLSEQELRTVMYLVGFPNLLVSLHPDYVMTHIMTPLGVDRTHVECAWAFPREALEAPDFDPSYAVDFWDLTNRQDWGACESVQRGLSSPHSRPGPLAPDEDGVYQFVTRVARAYTGSR; encoded by the coding sequence ATGTTCAAACAACAGCCCGCTCCGGTTCCCGCCGACGATCTGGCCGCCGCACTCGCCCCCTTCGGGCAGTCGCGGATGCTGCCGCGCGAGGCCTACGTCGACCCCCAGGTCTTCGAATGGGAGAAGGAGAACATCTTCTCCGGCTGGCACTGCGTCGGCCACGCCAGCGACCTCGACGGCGTCGGCGCCCAGAAGGCTGTCGGCTCGGGCAAGAACAGCATCCTGCTGGTCCGCGGCGACGACGGCCAGGTGCGGGCCTTCGCCAACGTGTGCCGCCACCGAGGCCACGAGATGCTGGCGTGCGGGGCCACCGCCAAACGCCGCGGCATCGTATGCCCCTACCACTCGTGGTCCTACAAACTCAACGGCGAACTGCGCAATGCCCCCGGCTTCGACGACGCCGACGGATTCCAGTTCGAGACAAGCCAATTAGGGCTCACCGAACTGCGGCTGGTGAACTGGCACGGCTACCTGTTCGTCGACCCCAGCGGCGCGGACGTCGACTTCGGCCAGCACGTCGCGGGCCTGGAAGACATCATCGGCCCATACCGGCCCGAGGACCTGACCGTGGTGGACCGGCACTCCTACGTGCTGGACACCAACTGGAAGGTCATCGTCGAGAACTACCAGGAGTGCTACCACTGCCAGACCATCCACCCCGAGCTGTCCCGGATCTCCCCGCCGACCAGCGGTGAGAACATCGACCTGCCCGGTGACTGGATGGGCGGCTGGATGTCGATCATCGATGGTGCACAGACGATGTCGCTGTCCGGTGCGAGCGGCGGGGTGGCGATCAAGGGCCTCTCCGAACAGGAACTGCGCACCGTCATGTACCTGGTGGGCTTCCCCAACCTGCTTGTCAGCCTGCACCCCGACTACGTGATGACCCACATCATGACGCCGCTGGGCGTCGACCGCACCCACGTCGAATGCGCGTGGGCGTTCCCCCGGGAGGCGCTCGAGGCACCCGATTTCGACCCGTCCTACGCGGTGGACTTCTGGGACCTGACCAACCGCCAGGACTGGGGTGCCTGCGAATCGGTGCAACGCGGACTCAGCTCCCCGCACTCCCGGCCGGGCCCGCTGGCCCCCGACGAAGACGGCGTCTACCAGTTCGTCACCCGGGTTGCGCGGGCCTACACCGGCAGCCGCTGA
- a CDS encoding patatin-like phospholipase family protein: protein MTKRALILAGGGLAGIAWETGVLRGIADESPATARALLASDVLVGTSAGSTVAAQISSPMPLDELYERQIAATSSELDPGVDIDTIAELFLGAMAGPGELTEKLRRIGAVAAGATTVAEPVRRRVIEARLPSHDWPDADLRITAIDIATGELVVFDSASGVSLVDAVAASCAVPATWPPVTIGGRRYMDGGVSSSVHTGVAADCDTAVLLVPAAEFAPSPFSDGTAAEIAAFGARSFTVYADEASLAAFGPNPLDPVCRVPSARAGREQGRRVAEAVSDFVGPAPAR from the coding sequence GTGACGAAAAGAGCCTTGATCCTGGCCGGCGGCGGCCTGGCCGGCATCGCCTGGGAGACCGGCGTGCTGCGCGGCATCGCCGACGAATCGCCTGCCACCGCCCGCGCACTGCTGGCCTCCGACGTCCTCGTCGGCACCTCGGCTGGGTCAACCGTGGCCGCCCAGATCAGCAGCCCCATGCCGCTCGACGAGCTCTACGAACGCCAAATCGCAGCCACATCAAGCGAATTGGATCCCGGTGTCGACATCGACACCATCGCCGAGCTGTTCCTGGGCGCGATGGCCGGACCCGGTGAGCTGACCGAGAAGCTGCGACGCATCGGCGCCGTCGCAGCCGGCGCCACCACCGTCGCCGAACCCGTCCGGCGCCGGGTCATCGAAGCGCGCCTGCCCAGCCACGACTGGCCCGACGCCGACCTACGCATCACCGCCATCGACATCGCCACCGGCGAGCTGGTGGTGTTCGACTCCGCCTCGGGGGTGTCGCTGGTGGACGCGGTCGCCGCAAGCTGTGCGGTGCCTGCGACCTGGCCGCCGGTCACCATCGGCGGGCGGCGCTACATGGACGGCGGGGTCAGTAGCTCGGTGCACACCGGGGTGGCCGCCGACTGCGATACCGCGGTGCTGCTGGTCCCGGCGGCGGAATTCGCGCCCTCGCCGTTCAGCGACGGCACCGCCGCCGAGATCGCCGCGTTCGGGGCCCGCAGTTTCACCGTGTACGCCGACGAGGCCTCGCTGGCCGCGTTCGGGCCCAACCCCCTGGACCCGGTCTGCCGGGTCCCCTCGGCGCGCGCCGGTCGCGAGCAAGGCCGGCGGGTGGCTGAGGCCGTCAGTGACTTTGTTGGTCCAGCGCCCGCGCGGTGA
- a CDS encoding endonuclease domain-containing protein, which produces MAGLRDGGPMTSTAPFIGSEAVDAGLVGKHLPRTRYTAVFPDVYAPKDVELTSRERARAAWLWSHRQGIVMGLTAAALHGSRWVDDDLPIELMWLNARAPQGITTHYLRMYRHEFVEMDNLRITTPARTAFDIGRRRPARSAVARMDALFRATGITVEEVAAVAVDHRGTPGLRQLETVLRWVDAGAQSPKESWLRMILVEAGLPRPRTQIPVRRSDGWSNYYLDMGWEDVKVAVEYDGEHHRTDRLQYAKDARRREELELLGWIVIRVLVGDTAADIVRRVRAALARRASILR; this is translated from the coding sequence ATGGCAGGTCTGCGCGATGGTGGGCCGATGACGAGCACTGCGCCTTTCATCGGAAGTGAGGCCGTCGATGCCGGGCTGGTCGGCAAGCATCTGCCGCGAACCCGGTACACCGCCGTATTTCCCGACGTGTATGCGCCCAAGGACGTTGAGCTGACGTCGCGCGAGCGTGCGCGGGCGGCATGGCTGTGGTCGCACCGGCAAGGGATTGTCATGGGGCTGACGGCGGCGGCACTGCATGGCAGCAGGTGGGTTGACGACGATCTGCCCATCGAGCTGATGTGGCTAAATGCCCGTGCACCCCAAGGCATAACAACGCATTACCTCCGCATGTACCGCCACGAGTTCGTCGAGATGGACAACCTCCGCATCACAACTCCCGCACGGACGGCCTTCGACATCGGGCGCCGTCGTCCCGCACGCTCAGCCGTCGCGCGGATGGACGCCCTGTTCAGGGCGACCGGTATCACTGTCGAGGAGGTGGCAGCCGTCGCTGTCGATCACCGGGGCACACCAGGCCTACGGCAGCTCGAGACAGTCTTGAGATGGGTCGACGCCGGCGCGCAGTCGCCGAAGGAAAGCTGGCTCCGAATGATTCTGGTCGAAGCAGGGCTGCCTCGTCCTCGTACGCAGATCCCGGTTCGGCGCTCAGATGGCTGGTCGAACTATTACCTCGACATGGGCTGGGAGGACGTCAAAGTCGCGGTCGAATACGACGGCGAACACCACCGCACCGACCGCCTGCAATACGCAAAGGATGCGCGCCGACGGGAGGAGTTGGAGCTGCTGGGCTGGATCGTGATCCGGGTACTCGTCGGCGACACGGCAGCCGACATCGTGCGGCGGGTGCGCGCTGCTCTGGCTCGGCGTGCATCGATTCTGCGGTGA